The following are encoded in a window of Vigna unguiculata cultivar IT97K-499-35 chromosome 8, ASM411807v1, whole genome shotgun sequence genomic DNA:
- the LOC114195127 gene encoding E3 ubiquitin-protein ligase ATL15-like, with amino-acid sequence MATLGRIRGYDVWLRTGDDEVKVKVSDILRIDVTIGVRYIHSVHSIETTLLKESISISCQNFIQNNQDFLRSFMFDPRCSTSFSPASIDLYRLSEEIVDMSINIIEFGCDSEYVDSKCQELPLKFDITVEILPPGETTMIPPSKGAIDSLNTFTPSSSLREGTQNCSICMEDLCFREKLLSMPCNHVFHHLCIVEWLKISRTCPLCRYPIPHL; translated from the coding sequence ATGGCAACTCTAGGAAGAATAAGAGGGTACGACGTTTGGTTGAGAACAGGAGATGATGAAGTGAAGGTCAAAGTGAGTGACATTTTAAGGATTGATGTAACTATTGGTGTTCGATATATACATTCTGTTCATAGCATTGAAACAACCTTATTAAAAGAGTCGATATCCATTAGCTGTCAGAATTTCATCCAAAATAATCAAGATTTCTTAAGGAGCTTCATGTTCGACCCACGCTGCTCTACCTCCTTCAGTCCAGCAAGTATTGATCTTTATCGTTTGTCAGAAGAAATTGTTGATATGAGTATAAATATCATAGAATTTGGATGTGATTCAGAGTATGTAGATTCAAAATGTCAGGAATTACCTTTGAAATTTGACATCACGGTGGAAATACTTCCTCCAGGAGAAACAACAATGATTCCACCATCTAAAGGAGCCATTGATTCCCTCAACACGTTCACACCTTCATCTTCTTTAAGAGAGGGAACTCAGAACTGCAGCATTTGCATGGAAGATTTGTGTTTCAGAGAGAAGTTATTGTCGATGCCTTGTAACCACGTTTTCCATCATCTGTGTATTGTAGAGTGGCTCAAGATTAGTCGCACTTGTCCCTTATGTCGTTATCCTATACCTCATTTGTAA
- the LOC114193607 gene encoding cucumisin-like translates to MSSLGLSRLLQILTCVLLFTPSFSKDDRKIYIVYMGEYPKGVERTESLHTNMVQSVISSTFAQDTLVHSYKSFNGFVARLTKEESERMKGMDGVVSVIPNRVHSTQTSRSWNFLGFPENVQRSKEESNVIVGVLDSGIWPNSSSFTDEGFGPPPQKWKGTCYNFTCNNKIIGAKYFRVRRVFAKEDIISPTDTNGHGSHCASTAAGNSVSNANLFGLGAGTARGGVPSARIAVYKVCWTNGCETADLLAGFDAAIMDGVDIISLSVGYKRVVHFQYFEDDFAIGAFHAMKRGILTSKAAGNSGPSHYTTTTPAPWIISVAASTIDRKFFTNLQLGNGRIFHGISVNTFTPTQNSYPLIYGGDAPAAGYDSSISRFCIESTLDGALVRGKIVLCDGVSSSGYVGFASGAAGLIFSSSGPLVAAEVYALPAIRLSTSDGNSVSSYLKSTSNPTATIFKSYEGKDLSAPYVAPFSSRGPNKVTPNILKPDIAAPGVEILAAWSPIGPISGVKGDKRVSYFNIISGTSMACPHVTAVAAYVKSFHPNWSPAALKSALMTTATPMNPALNADAEFAYGAGQINPLKAVNPGLVYDAGEYDYISFLCGQGYSSSALRIITGDSSTCTSANKGSVLDLNLPSFTLSTPRSSHNNATFARTVTNVGSATSKYKATISAHPSSLNVQVVPNVLAFSSLDQRLSFSLKIEGSINADLVSFSLIWDDGTFKARSPVVVYVP, encoded by the exons ATGAGCTCTTTAGGGTTGTCGCGTCTCCTCCAAATTCTTACATGCGTTCTGCTATTCACTCCATCATTTTCTAAAGATGATCGAAAG ATTTACATAGTCTACATGGGCGAATATCCGAAGGGCGTGGAACGCACAGAATCACTTCATACTAATATGGTTCAAAGTGTCATCAGCAG CACATTTGCACAAGATACTTTGGTGCACAGCTACAAGAGTTTCAATGGATTTGTGGCCAGACTGACCAAAGAAGAATCAGAAAGAATGAAAg GAATGGATGGTGTGGTTTCTGTTATTCCAAACAGAGTCCACAGTACCCAAACATCAAGGTCCTGGAACTTCCTTGGCTTCCCTGAAAATGTACAAAGATCAAAGGAAGAAAGTAACGTAATCGTTGGAGTACTCGACAGTGGAATCTGGCCTAATTCCTCAAGCTTTACCGATGAAGGCTTTGGtccaccaccacaaaaatggaaggGAACGTGCTATAACTTCACTTGTAATAA CAAAATAATTGGAGCAAAATATTTTCGCGTTCGGCGTGTGTTCGCCAAAGAGGACATCATATCTCCAACTGATACGAACGGTCATGGGTCTCACTGTGCATCGACTGCTGCTGGAAACTCTGTGAGCAATGCAAATTTGTTTGGGCTTGGGGCAGGAACAGCAAGAGGAGGAGTTCCATCAGCACGCATCGCTGTGTATAAAGTTTGTTGGACAAATGGTTGTGAAACTGCTGACCTTCTTGCAGGATTTGATGCAGCCATTATGGATGGTGTCGACATTATATCTCTTTCAGTGGGATATAAAAGAGTCGTACACTTCCAATATTTTGAAGATGACTTTGCAATAGGAGCTTTCCATGCAATGAAAAGAGGCATATTAACTTCTAAAGCTGCAGGCAATTCCGGTCCAAGCCATTACACAACGACAACTCCTGCACCCTGGATCATTTCTGTGGCTGCTTCCACTATAGACAGAAAGTTTTTCACCAATCTCCAACTCGGCAATGGCCGAATTTTCCAC GGAATTTCAGTGAATACATTTACGCCGACACAGAATAGTTACCCTTTAATTTATGGGGGAGATGCACCAGCTGCTGGATATGATAGTTCCATATCCAG GTTTTGCATTGAAAGTACTTTGGATGGAGCTTTGGTGAGAGGGAAAATTGTTTTGTGTGATGGCGTTTCTTCTTCTGGATATGTGGGATTTGCTTCTGGGGCTGCTGGTCTTATATTCAGTAGTTCAGGGCCTTTAGTAGCAGCAGAGGTATATGCATTGCCAGCAATTCGCCTTAGCACAAGTGATGGGAATTCCGTATCTTCTTATTTAAAGTCAACAAG TAATCCAACAGCAACCATATTCAAGAGTTACGAAGGAAAAGATTTATCAGCCCCTTACGTTGCTCCTTTCTCCTCAAGAGGTCCAAATAAGGTCACCCCAAACATTCTTAAG CCTGATATAGCGGCTCCAGGAGTTGAAATTCTGGCAGCATGGTCTCCTATTGGTCCTATTTCTGGTGTTAAAGGAGATAAAAGAGTATcgtattttaatataatatctgGAACTTCAATGGCATGTCCTCATGTCACTGCAGTAGCTGCTTACGTCAAATCTTTTCATCCCAACTGGTCTCCTGCTGCACTTAAATCAGCCTTGATGACAACTG CTACCCCTATGAATCCTGCACTGAATGCAGATGCTGAATTTGCTTACGGTGCGGGGCAAATCAATCCTTTGAAGGCAGTAAATCCTGGACTAGTTTATGATGCTGGTGAATATGATTATATTAGTTTTCTGTGTGGACAAGGTTATAGTTCATCAGCGCTGCGAATAATTACAGGAGATAGCAGCACTTGCACATCAGCAAATAAAGGATCGGTTTTGGACCTTAATCTGCCGTCTTTTACTCTATCAACCCCTCGCTCAAGCCACAACAATGCCACTTTTGCTAGAACTGTTACAAATGTTGGATCAGCTACATCCAAATATAAGGCCACAATAAGTGCACATCCATCTTCTTTAAACGTCCAAGTAGTGCCAAATGTTTTGGCCTTCTCATCGTTGGATCAAAGGCTGTCTTTTAGCCTTAAGATTGAAGGAAGCATTAATGCAGACttggtttctttttctttgatttgGGACGATGGCACTTTTAAGGCAAGGAGCCCCGTTGTTGTTTATGTTCCATAA